The following nucleotide sequence is from Candidatus Micropelagos thuwalensis.
CCAAGGTGCGAGATCGGATGGAATAGGAACATCCTGAACAGGAAGCGCCCAATCTTCAAAGTCCTCAAGCGCAACCTGCCTGACTGGCCCACGCCATCCATAGCGCTTATCATAATTCAACAGACCGTCCCGCAATGCTTTTTGTGCATATTTTTGATAATCTGTGTTCAGTGTAGAACGAATAGAGAGACCGCCGCCATAAAGCTGTTTTTCGCCATACATATCGAATGCCTGCCGTCGGATTTCTTCAACATAGTATGCTGCATCAATAGACTTAATTTTTCTTCCTGTTGATTTGACCCCAAGGTCTTTTTGCTTGGCCACCATCGCATCAAGCTGGGTGATATAACCATTCTCATACATACGATCGATAACCCAATTTCGGCGCGCTAAGGCGCGTTGGGTTTTGCGGAATGGGTGATAATTATTTGGCGCTTTAGGCAACGCCGCAAGATAGGCCACTTCTGAAATTGAAAGGCTGTCCAGAGGTTTGTCAAAATAAGCCAATGCCGCGGCAGCCACGCCATATGTTCCCATACCGAGATAAATTTCATTAAGATAAAGCTCTAGTAATTCAGCTTTTGTGAAAGTGCGTTCCAAGCGAATAGCAAGCACGGCTTCCTTTAGTTTTCGTTCAATGGTGACATCACTTGTCAGCAAAAAGTTCTTTGCGATTTGCTGCGTGATTGTAGACGCGCCCTCAAGCCTTTTACCTTGAGTTATGTTGGACACATTTTTTATCATCGCGCGCACAACGCCAAGCCCATCCACGCCCTTATGTTCGTAAAAGTTTTTGTCCTCTGAGGATAAAAACGCCTGAATCAAATTTTTGGGAATAACCCCAATCGGCACAAAAAACCTGTGTTCTTGAGCAAATTCAGCAATCAAATCACCATCAGCCGCATGTACACGTGTCATGATTGGAGGCGCATAATCAGCAAGATGATCGTGGTCAGGAAGCTGCTTATTTAAACGCCATAGATAGACACCGGCGAAAAAACTAAGCAATGCCGCCATTGTAAGACCCAGCCCAAATAAATAACCGATTATGCGTATCAAGCTCTACTCCAACATGAACGTACAATACTGTACGCGGTTCAAGTGTGTGGTTAGACCACAAATAAGGCAACCCTGTGACATAAAATTATTAAATTTTCGACTTATTTAAGGCGGAAATAATTATCTATAGCCTCTACCATGCCGGTTGCGACACGGCGGCGCCATTTACTCGATGAAAGCTGTTTTTCATCCGTACGGTTGGTAATAAAGCCCAATTCAACCAGAACAGAGGGCACATCTGGGGCTTTAAGAACCCTAAAACCTGCAAATCTGTGTGTTCTGTCCAGTAACAAGGTTTTGCCACGCGCCGAACTGATAAGACTTTCAGCAAATTTCACGGAAGCATTTTTGGTGTCACGTTGTGCAAGATCAATCAGAATATTTGTGACCTCCGGCAACTGGTCGCCAAAATCAACACCGGCAATAATATCAGATTGATTTTCTTTCTTTGCGAGTGCCGCTGCTTCTCGGTCAGAAGCTTTTTCAGACAAGGTATACACAGAAAGGCCACGAATATTTTTCTTCTTAATGGCATCCGCATGAATGGAAATAAACAAATCTGCGTTACGGTTTCTTGCAATCTGAACTCTCTGTCGCAGGGGAATGTAAATATCTGACGAACGGGTCAAATATACATCATAGCGACGTGTCGCCTTGAGTTGCCTCACCAGTTCCTTTGAAAACGCAAGCACGATGTCTTTCTCACGTGAACGAGTGCCTAACGCCCCAGGATCTACGCCACCATGCCCCGGGTCAATGACAATAATTTTCCGCGTTTTACGAGGACGAGGCTTAGGTGTAAATTCCCCAGTCGGTAAAGAAAATTGAGGTTGTGGAGTTGGCGTCGGCTGAAAATCAGGGGCTGAAATTGAGGCTGTTTGTGTTTGAGAGATAGCTGGTTTCATCTGCCGGAAAGTTGCAATGGTCGCCGGTTCAAAATCAATCACAAGTCGGTGATTTTTAATCGCCACCGTGGGCGGCAAAAGAAAATGCTTGTGCACATTAACGGGCCCACGCAAATCCACAACAATACGCCCCTGCCCCGGCTTGAAAGATCCAAAGCGGACGCCTGATACCAATCCCTTATCCTGAATTGTGTCGGGAATATCCCACTTGGTTTCCGGGAGGTCGATAACTGCACGATAGGGGCTCGACAAGGTAAAAAGTTTGTAATCCACCGCCTCCGTAAACTCGACAACCACACGCGTATGTTCTTCAATTGCGCCGAGTCTTAAACTTTTAGCTGTCAACGGAGATGACGTCTGGGCATATACAGAAGACAAAAAAGAGGACAACGGTAAGGCAGGACTTAAAACCGAATTTAAGACCAGCAAGACGATAAATATTATTATGTTTCTTTGTTTATTCATCAACGACTCATGAAACTTATTTCCATCATACAAAAATTTTGTAAAAATCGATGTTAAATAATCATGTCATCTGCTTGCAATGCTATTGGCGTATGGTTAAACAGTCTATGTCGGTAATTATTCAGTTTTATTTAGAACGGAATCCGATTACCAAATTAATTATCCGTTTTTGATTAAAGGAATTTGAAAATTTCAAAAAAACTTTTTGCATTAATGGTTAAAAAATGAATTTTGACGTGTATGACTACCCATCAGGTTGTCTACATTCAGCTAAATAGCAGTGAAGTGTTAAGGTTTAGAATAGAAAATGGAATATATTCTCAAAATCCAAAATTGCAGTGAATTCAAGTCACTCCAGCCTGCATTTCAACTGCATACCCTAACCCATTGCGCTGAGACGCTGGCTGAGACCTTACTCGCCCGCCGCTTGGATCGCGGAGAAAAAATTTATGACAGAAAAAATGCTAATCGATGCAGCCCATTCGGAAGAGACCCGGGTCGTGGTAATGCATGGGAACCAGATCGAAGAATTTGATTTTGAGTCCGAAAACAAGCGCCCAATAAGGGGCAATATCTACCTCGCACAAATTACCCGAGTTGAGCCTTCACTTCAGGCTGCTTTTGTTGAGTATGGCGGCAATCGACATGGATTTCTTGCGTTCAATGAAATCCATCCAGATTTTTACCAAATCCCACTTTCCGACAGGGAAGAACTGATACAAGCCCAAGTAGAGGCTCACAGCGAAGATGACGATAATGATGACCTCACTGACTCTTCCAGCGCAAGCGATGGTAATAATAATGAAGATAGCGAAGAAGATAGTGGCGATACACCCTCTATGGATGTGGAAGATATTGGTGGGGACGCCCATGAGGAAGCTTCCCGTTCCAGAAGCCTGAGAGAGCTTTCGCGAAAATACAAAATTCAGGAAGTTATCAAACGTCGCCAGGTAATTCTCGTGCAAGCGGTTAAGGAGGAACGCGGCAATAAAGGTGCAGCTTTAACAACATACCTCTCTTTGGCGGGACGGTATTGTGTCCTGATGCCAAACACAGCCAAAGGCGGCGGTGTTTCGAGAAAAATCAACAACATTAACGACAGAAAAAAATTGAAGAAAATCACGGAAAAACTCGACGTGCCTCAAGGTATGGGTTTGATAATCCGAACAGCAGGCGCGCAGAGAACGGCTGTCGAAATTAAACGTGATTTTGAATATCTCATGCGGATGTGGAAAAATATTCGTGAACTTACGCTTGAAAGTTCAGCCCCCTCTCTCGTTTATGAAGAAGGCAGTCTGATTAAACGATCCATTCGGGATTTATATCATAAGGATTTTGAAGAAATTCTTATTGAAGGTGAAGACAGTTATAAAAACGCCAAAGAATATATGAAACTGCTCATGCCGAGCCATGCGCGTAAAATTAAGCTATTCAAAAAAGATGAAGCCCTGTTTCAAGAGACCGGTATTGAAGACCAACTTTCCGCCATGTTCAATCCTGTCGTGCCTTTGCCCTCTGGGGGCTATCTCGTTATTAATCCGACCGAAGCTTTGGTTTCGGTGGACGTTAACTCAGGGCGTTCGACCAAAGAACACTCCGTTGAAAAAACCGCATTAAAAACAAATTTAGAGGCCGCGACAGAAATAGCCCGTCAAATGAGGCTCAGAGACCTTGCAGGTCTGTTGGTGATTGATTTCATTGATATGGATGAAAACAGAAATAACAGAGCCGTTGAGCGCCGCATTAAAGACGCGCTTAAAAAAGACCGTGCACGCATACAAGTCGGCAAAATCAGTCCCTTCGGATTACTGGAAATGTCACGCCAGCGAATGCGCTCTGGCGTTCTGGAGGGAAGCTCAGAACATTGTAGTCATTGTAATGGTACCGGCATGGTTCGTTCAATTGAAAGTCGCGCTTTGCATGTTCTGCGCAGAATTGAGCAAGAGGCCGTGAGCTTAAAAGACCAAAATGACAAAACAATCGAGGTGAAAGTGCCGCGTGAGGTTGCGGAATATATTCTGAATTACAAACGCACACATCTTGTCACCATTGAGAGCAATTCAGTTTGCCTTATAGTAGTTTCCAGCGACGAAGCGCTGAATGCGATGGAGATGTCTATTTCCAGTGCCGTAACGCGCAATGCCACACAAATAAGAATGGACGGTAATCCAGAAATCACACCTGGCGGCGAAGAAGAGCCGTCCGGACGTAAACGTCGCAGACGTGGAAAACGTGGCAGTGGTGATGGTTCGAATGACAATGCGCGTGATAATTCTGAAGATAATCAAAAAGCGTCTGGTTCGGAGGATGAAGTTAGCTCCGAAGCCGATGAAAGACCCTCAGAACGCGCCGATGGAATTGAGGATGATGAAGACAAGCCACGTCGCCGGAGAAGAGGACGTCGTGGCGGGAGAAGAAGGCGTAAAGCTTCATCCGAATATGATGAAAATAATCAAGCCAATGGTGACACTGTCAATAATGGCGATGGAAGCGCAACTGACAGTACTTCTGATAATGTTTCAGCCTCAGAACTTCCACCTGCACCGCCATTTGAATTCTCTCAAAATGACGACATAAATGACGGGTTGATTATTACCTCCCCCGCACCAATGAACTCAGAAGAAAGTCCTGCTGAGGCAGCCATTGACGCGGCGGCGGAGGACAAACCGGCAAAAAAGCCAAGACGCGCCCCACGAAAAAAGAAACAAGAAGATAATGTTGATGCAGCTTCATCGGAAACATCTGCTCCCGAAGAAACACCAAAGCCCAAAACAGCAGCTAAAAAACCGAGACGCTCGCCGCGTAAAAAGGCCAGCACAAAAGAAGAAACATCTGCACCTGAAACATCTTCTGCTCAAGAACCTCCTGTTGAAGTTATAGCATCTGAAAATATTGAAACTAAATCCGAGGAGATAGATGCAAATGAGGGGGAAAAACGGTCAGGATGGTGGCGTCGATAAGACTTCTGACTTACCGTAAAAGGCCTAGAAATGCGTTAAGGCGGTCAACGGCAAGATCAATCTCATTTGCAGCACGGGCAAAGGAAAAGCGAACAAATCGTGCGCCCCTATTTTTATCAAAATCCACACCTGGTGTTATGGCAATCTGTGCTTCCTTGAGTAATTGAGCGCAGAATGTTTCGCTTTCCAAAGACGGCGATAGAGAATGCAAATCTGCATAAAGATAAAATGCACCATCCGCAGGTGCAATGTCAGTCAAACCCTTATCCTGTAGGCAGGCAATCAACTTATCCCGGTTGTGACGATAGAGCTCCACGTGCTTTTGAAGCTCATCTTGTGCGCTTTGCGTAAGTGCAGCACATGCCGCATATTGCGAAAGGGTTGGCGCGGATATGAACAAGTTTTGTTGAAGCCTTTCAACTACGCGCACCATTTGGGGGGGTACAATCATCCATCCAATCCGCCAGCCTGTCATAGAAAAATATTTTGAAAAGCTATTCATCACGATTAGCCGATTATGGTCACCGACTTGCAAAGCTGATGTCGCCTCCTGCGCATAGGTCAAACCGTGATAAATCTCATCAGAAAAAAACCAACGCCCGGCATGCGCGCAATCCAATGAAAGCTCGGTCAATGCCTGTTTACTTAACATTGTGCCTGTTGGATTAGCAGGGCTTGCTATTAATAGGGCATCTATAGCACCATGCGTTTTCTCCGCATCGCGCAAATCATCAGGCGTTAGCGTCCAATTATTTTCCTGGCCTAAAGCTATGGTCACTGGTGTAAGATCTAACGATTGGATGATATTCGTATAGGCTGGGTAACCCGGCGCGGTTACAGCGACCCTCTGTCCGGCATCCAAACAGGCTAGGAACGCCAGAATAAAGCCTGCAGAGGATCCTGTTGTGATAACAAAGCGCTCAGGCGCAACATCAACC
It contains:
- a CDS encoding N-acetylmuramoyl-L-alanine amidase; translation: MNKQRNIIIFIVLLVLNSVLSPALPLSSFLSSVYAQTSSPLTAKSLRLGAIEEHTRVVVEFTEAVDYKLFTLSSPYRAVIDLPETKWDIPDTIQDKGLVSGVRFGSFKPGQGRIVVDLRGPVNVHKHFLLPPTVAIKNHRLVIDFEPATIATFRQMKPAISQTQTASISAPDFQPTPTPQPQFSLPTGEFTPKPRPRKTRKIIVIDPGHGGVDPGALGTRSREKDIVLAFSKELVRQLKATRRYDVYLTRSSDIYIPLRQRVQIARNRNADLFISIHADAIKKKNIRGLSVYTLSEKASDREAAALAKKENQSDIIAGVDFGDQLPEVTNILIDLAQRDTKNASVKFAESLISSARGKTLLLDRTHRFAGFRVLKAPDVPSVLVELGFITNRTDEKQLSSSKWRRRVATGMVEAIDNYFRLK
- a CDS encoding Rne/Rng family ribonuclease, with the protein product MTEKMLIDAAHSEETRVVVMHGNQIEEFDFESENKRPIRGNIYLAQITRVEPSLQAAFVEYGGNRHGFLAFNEIHPDFYQIPLSDREELIQAQVEAHSEDDDNDDLTDSSSASDGNNNEDSEEDSGDTPSMDVEDIGGDAHEEASRSRSLRELSRKYKIQEVIKRRQVILVQAVKEERGNKGAALTTYLSLAGRYCVLMPNTAKGGGVSRKINNINDRKKLKKITEKLDVPQGMGLIIRTAGAQRTAVEIKRDFEYLMRMWKNIRELTLESSAPSLVYEEGSLIKRSIRDLYHKDFEEILIEGEDSYKNAKEYMKLLMPSHARKIKLFKKDEALFQETGIEDQLSAMFNPVVPLPSGGYLVINPTEALVSVDVNSGRSTKEHSVEKTALKTNLEAATEIARQMRLRDLAGLLVIDFIDMDENRNNRAVERRIKDALKKDRARIQVGKISPFGLLEMSRQRMRSGVLEGSSEHCSHCNGTGMVRSIESRALHVLRRIEQEAVSLKDQNDKTIEVKVPREVAEYILNYKRTHLVTIESNSVCLIVVSSDEALNAMEMSISSAVTRNATQIRMDGNPEITPGGEEEPSGRKRRRRGKRGSGDGSNDNARDNSEDNQKASGSEDEVSSEADERPSERADGIEDDEDKPRRRRRGRRGGRRRRKASSEYDENNQANGDTVNNGDGSATDSTSDNVSASELPPAPPFEFSQNDDINDGLIITSPAPMNSEESPAEAAIDAAAEDKPAKKPRRAPRKKKQEDNVDAASSETSAPEETPKPKTAAKKPRRSPRKKASTKEETSAPETSSAQEPPVEVIASENIETKSEEIDANEGEKRSGWWRR
- a CDS encoding pyridoxal phosphate-dependent aminotransferase is translated as MTSSSFSRRGDIASFLAMDVMREANQLQQTGQNISHLEVGQPSTKAPRVVLDAARYAIDSELIGYTDALGLDDLRQALSAYYHTTYKVDVAPERFVITTGSSAGFILAFLACLDAGQRVAVTAPGYPAYTNIIQSLDLTPVTIALGQENNWTLTPDDLRDAEKTHGAIDALLIASPANPTGTMLSKQALTELSLDCAHAGRWFFSDEIYHGLTYAQEATSALQVGDHNRLIVMNSFSKYFSMTGWRIGWMIVPPQMVRVVERLQQNLFISAPTLSQYAACAALTQSAQDELQKHVELYRHNRDKLIACLQDKGLTDIAPADGAFYLYADLHSLSPSLESETFCAQLLKEAQIAITPGVDFDKNRGARFVRFSFARAANEIDLAVDRLNAFLGLLR